GTGTTAGGACGAGTTTGCGGATCTCGTAATCTGTTCGCCAAAATGTAGGCTGTAGCACCTGAACCAATAGCGTTGAGAATGTTGGTAAAAAAGTCCATTGCGATTTAATTATTTATGTGGGGCTAGTTCTATTGTATTCAAGATAATTATTTAAATCTAAATTTCGGTGATGGATTCAACCTAAATCGATTAAGCTTGCTGTTGCTCCCACAGTCTCAGTCTGATTAGAAACTGCTGCCAGTATTCGCTGAGAGCTTCGGCATTGAGGCGAAAGATTTGCGCGGGCTGATCTTGTAGGGCGATCGCAATAATTGCTCGATCTATTTGCACCTTGTAAAGATGGTTAATTGCTGCGGTATAAGCAGTTAATTGTAGACAATAATCAGCGACCCATTCATTTTTTTTGGGTTTAGAGGCTGTTTTCCAATCAAAAACACAAAGTTCTCTCTCCCATGACCCCAAACAGTCAAAACGTCCTGCATACTTGTATTCTGTATGATATACTGCCGATTCAATTAAATGAACCTCGCCAACCGATTCTAAAACTGGTTCAATAGAATGCCAGTAAGGATTGTTTGGCACATCATCAGGTAAATCTTGACCAGCCAAAAAATAATTGATTGCTGTATGAATAGAAGTACCTCGACGGCAAGCATCGGTACTAATTTTTTGTGCTTGTTTAACTCCAACTCGCTTACGCCATCTTTGTAAAGCCAGACGGTCTTTTTCGGGTTTAGTGGCAGCTAAAATTGTGCTAACAGAAGGATAAGCCTGTCCGTTAAAACTTAATCTGCGTTTGCGATCGACAGTTACGTACTTGACTGGAATGTAAGTGAACATTAAGTATTGCTGACTAAAAATATGTTTATCTTAATTGGAAAGTATGATTTTATACATTTACTTTGGGCAATATTCAGCTAATTGTTTCTATGGGGGATTTAATTTTGCACAGCTATTTACAATAGTTGTTTCTGTCTACGTGCTTAGATTATATACTTCTGCTCTAAAATTTTACTATCTTATTAGAAAAAAACTATCCTTCAATCTCATTGAGAAGAAGACTTCTTACGCTTTTTACTTCGTAAAAACAGAGTAACAAAATAACTCAAAATTTATTTTATTTTGTAATATTTAACTCACAAAAGCATCTTTGTAATAAACTAATTTTTAAGTGTTCAAACATATCGACAATATTCCTCAAGAATGATTTGAAAAAATTCTTTAGGGAATAATACTACTATTATAAAAGCTTAATTTGAATATACAATGATCCGTATTTTATTGGTAGATGATCAAAACCTAGTCCAACAGGGAATAAAATCGCTGTTGGATCAAGATCGAGAATTAAAAGTGATTGGAACAGTCAAAGATGGTCAAAGTGCAATTAAGCAAATCAATCTCTTGCGTCCTGATATTGTATTGCTTGATATTGAAATGCCAGGCATGAATGGTATTTCTGTCACAAAATATATTACTCATTTCTTTCCCCAAACAAAAGTTATTATTCTTAGTAGTCACGAAGAAAAAAAATATTTAGTTCAAGCATTGGTAGCTGGAGCAAATGCATACATATTAAAAAACAGTCTGATGAAGGATTTGAAACAGGCTATTTTGGCTGTTGATAATGGATACTTTCAAATAGAGTCTAGACTACTTGCAAAGGTGCTTTATTCTAGTAAGATAAAGCCTCCTCTTGCTAAACACAGTTCTTCTAGATCACAGAGCGTTAGTAATTACAATATAAATGATCATAAATCTTTAGACACTAAAAAAACTAATCAAATAAAGTTAGAAAATAAGAATAGCTTGCAAAATACTTCCACAAAACTTGAGAATACAGATTCTAGTGATTCGGTAGTGCTAGAACAAAAGTTTTCTCAAACTAATATCCTGAATTCAGTTGAGGTAAATCAAGAAAACTCCTCTTCCCAAACATCTGATTATGCAAAATCAGAACAAATAAATAAAATTCAAGTTGCTAACATAGAAGAAAAAGCTAAAATAGCTGAAGCTAATTTAGCCGAATCGGTGGTTTCTGCCAATAAAACTACCCAAAGTAAATCTGCTTCAAATCAATTCGATCATTCTCAGCCATTAAGCGATCGCGGTTATAGCCCTATAAACGTAACCTCTGTGAGCCAAAATGCTTTGCTCCGAGTTTCAAAACCATCTTTGACTCAACAGCAAATACTGCTCAATTCTCACCAAAATAGGAGAGAGTTGGGCAGACACTCTGGAATTAAAAATTACTGGCGGCAATTAGGCAATCGATCGCAAATACGTCCATACAAATCCAAAATTTTGGCATATTCTCGACCGATAGTAGCTAAATATAAGCCCGTATTTGAGAAACATAAATCACAATTATTGTTGTTGATTAATCATAAAAAAACGCGAAAATGCTTGTGTAACATAGGACTAATATTTTTGGGAGCAGCTATAGTTTTGATTTTGCATAGCTTATAATTAAAGAATTGATTTTAAATTGAACCAACATTAGCTATATTCAGTCTAAAAAAAAGTACTGAAAACTATTTCTGGAAAATGAGCGAAATATTTGCTAGTCAGAGAATAATATTTGCTCTGAGTAACGACGGTGAAGAAGCAAGTACAGCAGATGCAAAATCAGAGAACCGAGTGCAGACAGAACAAGAATTGATATGGCTGTGTCAAAAAGGCGATCGCCAGAGTTTTCGACTGCTTTACCAACGCTACCAGCAGCGAGTGCGCTCAACTCTTTATCAGCTTTGTGGAACTCCTCTATTAGATGATTTGGTACAAGAAGTTTTTTTAAAAGCCTGGAAAGGATTACCCAAGTTAAAAACAGCAAAACATTTTTCTACCTGGCTGTATCGCATTAGCTGGAACGTGGCAACGGATCAAAGACGAAAATTAGCCAAAGGTCGCGAAAAAATAGATTCCCATGAGAAATCTTGGGAAAAGGAACAGCTAAACTATGGTAAAGATCTTTCTAGCCTTCAGGATACGCCAGATTTAATGCACCTGCACTATCAAGATCTAGTACAAAGAGGTTTAGATAGCCTAAGCTACGAACATCGTACAGTCTTGGTTCTCCATGACTTAGAAGACCTACCTCAAAAACAAGTAGCTGAAATTCTAGATATACCAGTAGGAACGGTAAAATCTCGTCTATTTCATGCCAGAAATTCATTAAAAAACTTTTTAGATCAACAAGGAATATCTTTTTAATTTAAGATTACTCATCATGAATAAGTTTCATAACGATAACCGAAATAATCTCGTCAGTTTTTTACGGCACAATAAGTCAACTCCTTCAAACGCACATTCTGATTTAGAACAAAGAATCATTGATTCTCTTGAGCCGCGAGTCAAAGAACGAAAACGACATCTAAAAGCTACCTGGACTATTCCTAGTGCTATTGCTACAGGCTTTTTATTCACCTCTGTCAGTTTTGGTCTAAAAACTGCTCGTATTGCTATTGAACCAAAAGATTTAGAGAACTTTATGGTTAAAAATTGGCAAGACACTCTTAATTCTGCTGATTATGCCGTTGCTGAAGAAACTGAGGCATATTGGTTATTGCCAGATATTATTGAACCTCAGCCAGCTTTATCAGTCTCGGCTCAATAATAGATAATAGTTTTAGCATCACAACCTAATTTATTTTTTGATTTTATTACTGATTTTTGATATGCCAATAATTCAGTGGCAATGCTTATTATTTTTGGCTGCCATATCAATTTTTATAGCCAATAGTCGTTTTGGATTAGCCGTTTCGCCATTATCTTTTTCACCTAATAATCAACATTCTTCTACAGCGAAAAGTATCATTGTCAATAATGATGTGACTAAAGCCAAACAACAGCCCCAAAGTCTTATACAGCAATTAAATTTGACTGATGAACAAAGACAAAAAATCAAACAGATACATTATCGATATAAGCAGCAAATACTCAAGAAAAAAAACAATCTTGCAGTGTTACAGCAACAATTATCCGACATGATGATTGGCACAGAATCAGTTGAATTAATTAGAACTAAAAACCAAGAGCTAGTAATTTTGCGTCAGGAAATAGGAGCATTACGTTTTGAAAGTATGTTAGCCACCAGAGAAATACTTACTCCCCAACAGCGTCAGAAATTCAAAAAAATATTAGAATCTCGACTTTCTCGGTAACTTGAAAAACAATTTAGTTGAATATATGGTAGATTAGTTATTGCTTATTATGCGGATGTGGTGGAATTGGTAGACACGCACGCTTGAGGGGCGTGTGGCTAACGCCTTGCGAGTTCGAGTCTCGCCATCCGCATCGCTTGCTCTTTTAAAAGCAGGTGTGCAACTTTCACTTGAAAGGCGTAAGTTACACACCTGTTTTTTACCCAAAATGTAGCCAAAAGTAACTATAGCGATCGCTTTTGTTGTTTCTACTTGACTACTTTTCAGCCAGTATAATGTCTGTACTCTTTCTTTAACCTCTTTAGTCTCAGTTGATTAGAGCAGTTGTCTTAATTCATCAACTATTTCTAAAATTTCTATTTTGATTACACCACTCACGACTGTTCTCAATTTATTTTTTCCTCTCCTTTATTTCTAACGTTCTTTTGGATTTCATATTAATATAAGCAGCTAAAAAAGAGTCTGGCATTACATCACTGCTTAAGCATTCTTTCAAATATCCGTTTTACGCTGACTACTGAGCTAGTTCATCAGCTTTTCTCATCTTGTTCAACCCTTCAGTCCATCTCACCCTCTGTGACTGATTTTGTTTCTTAGGAGAGGGCTATATATGGACTGGTAATAATCGGTATTGCGTAAAGTTGCCATGCCGTTAGGCTTATCACCATTATCTCTACTAATGTCTTTTCTTTACGTGTTGAAGGAAGAGAATCTTCATAACCAAGATAATGAATTAGCAAGTGACCAAAAAAGGTGGTCAAGGGCTTGCGCTTGACTTTTATTGCCGACGGCGGAGATACAGTCAGAAGTCAGGAAGTTGATAACTACCTTTGTCAATCGGATTTAGTATGAGTAATCAGTTAGGGGCATTCGCCCGTACAGTTAGGATAGTTGATACATCCCAATTTTAGTTTTTCTGGTTTTACAGTTATTTACGCCTACCTACTTAGCAATAAGTTTTTAGGTTATAACATCAGATTTGTGTAGGGGCGAATCGCAATTAGCCCCTACAGTCGATCAACGCTCAGAGACTACTCCGTCCGTTTAGAGCGGGTGGAAACGGCTTCGTTTAGAAGCCTGTCTTGAGACAGTTGTTCATGGGGGAAACCCCCAAGACCACACTGTCTCGCTGTTCCACACCCGCTAGTCCCCGTGCTGTTCCGTTTAGGAACAGCTTCATGCGGGACGTGGCAGAGTAGTCTCTGACATTTTCGCGATCGCCATATTTTTTTAAAGTTGGCTGCCGCATTCAGGGCAAAAATTATTGGCAGCAGGATTAGTTACGCCACAGTTGCTACAGTTTTTGTGTTCAGTAGCTTTAATTTCCTTCTGAGGTAAACCCAACATTTGAGCGTTACTTTTACCAGGAGCGATCATCGGGTAGCAGTTCTCATCCTTAGTTACTCGTACATCCATTAGTACTGGGCCATTGTGTGCCAGCATCTCGGCAACTGCATCTGCTAATTTAGAGCGATCGCGCACAATCATCCCTTTGATACCATAAGCTTGAGCCAGAATTTTAAAGTCTGGCGCACCTATTTCCATATTAGAGGAAGAATATCTTTCTCCAAAAAAGTTTTGCTGCCATTGACGCACCATTCCCTGCCAGCCGTTATTGATAATTACGGTTTTAACGTTAATATCAAATTGCGCTAGCGTTCCTAATTCTTGAGGATTCATTTGGAAACTAGCATCACCACTAATACAGATTGTTTCTTCATGGGGTACAGCTACTTTCGCGCCCATGGCAGCCGCTAAACCATAGCCCATTGTGCCTAAACCTGCACTAGAAATCCAGCGACGGGGACCGTTTTTAAGAAATTGAGCAGCCCACATTTGATGTTGACCAACATCAGTGGTATAAAAGGCTAGAGGAGCTTGCTTGTTCAATTCGACAATTACTTCTTGAGGAGACAAACCCTCTTCTGGATGGGGGACAGGTAGAGGATATTCTGCGCGCCAGTGATTGATTTTATCCAGCCAAGGCTTAGTTGTAACAGAATCATAATCAGCCTCTTTTGCCCTGTCTAAGATCTGCTCTAATACTTTACGCACATCGCCGACAATTGGCACTTCAGGCAAGCGATTTTTACCTACTTCAGCAGGATCGATATCGATGTGAATTACCTTGGCACGGTTGGCAAACTCGTCTAGCTTACCCGTAACGCGATCGTCGAACCTGGCGCCAACAGCAATTAGCAGATCGCATTCGCTAACGGCAAAATTAGCATAAGCTGTACCGTGCATTCCCAACATTCCTACCGCCAGAGGATTATGTTCATTAAAAGAACCCAGTCCCATTAAAGTAGTAGTTACTGGTATTTGAAATTTCTCTGCCAGTTCTTTAATTTGAGCATGGGCATCGGCAGCCACAGCACCACCACCCACATACATTAGAGGCTTTTCTGCTTGTGCAATTAGCTTCAAGGCAGCATTAATTTGACGAATATTTCCCCTAACCGTAGGTTTATATCCTCTGAGGTTTACTTTGCCTGGCTGCACAGGTACATAGTCAAACTCTTCGTTACCAACATCTTTGGGTATATCAATTAAAACTGGTCCTGGACGACCCGTACTGGCTATGTGAAAAGCCTCGGCAACAATTCTTGCCATATCTTTGGCATGGCGCACCACATAAGAATTTTTGACGATAGGAGTGGTGATCCCAAAAATGTCTATTTCTTGGAAAGCATCAGTACCAATTGCTGCACGAGATACTTGTCCTGTAATTGCCACCATCGGAATCGAATCGAGATGTGCCGTAGCAATACCTGTAACTAGGTTGGTTGCCCCTGGTCCAGAAGTTGCCAAGCAAACTCCTACTTTACCTGTGGCACGAGCATAACCATCTGCTGCATGAGAGGCTGCTTGCTCATGGCGTACTAAAATGTGCTGAACTTCTCCTCTGGCTTCGGCACGATATAGTTCATCATAGATTGGCAGTATTGCCCCTCCAGGATAGCCAAATATGTGCTTTACGCCATGACGACGCAAACTGTCCATTAGGGCAAATGCGCCTGTCTGACGTTGGGAGGTTTGAATTGATTGTGAGCTTTTAGGAATACTTGTAGATACCACGCTTGCTATCCGTTATTTAACTTGCTTATTATTTTATTGTAAAATCTATTGTCTGCTATGTAACAAAAATCAGCTTAATTTATACCTTTATATCTATAAACATTAAGTTATAGTCATTCCAATTAATTTTAGAGATAGTAATTTTGTATTTAAAGAAGTTTAATACAACTCCCTACTCCCTACTCCCTACTTCTTTACTAAAGATCGCGATTGCTATAGGGACATGACTATAGTTTGTCCTCCAAGTCGAGAAATAGCTAATTAAAAAATGTAAATGTTCGGAGGTTGGAAATTTAAAATGCTTTCTAAATATCTTGTTAAAGAGCAATAAGTTTTGCAACCTGGACTAATTATTTGCCATCCATAACAGTTATCAGGCGATCGCCATAAGTCTAAATGCTCCACTTGAGGATCGGCATAAAAGCCTTTATTTCCTCCACCTAGAATAGCAGAACTCCAGTGAGTAAAGTAATCGTGACTAAAACGATAAATAGGAAAACTAGCAACTAAAGGCATTCCCCAACCATCCCCAGCGACAAAGCTTTTAACTTTGCCTCCTTGCAACTGCCAAGCCAAAGCTGCGCCAAACCCTCCTACTACTCCTGCACTAAAAGCAATAAAAGTTAATGGTTGAGTTTCTAAAGGAGATAACTGTTGCTTTAACCATCGATACACATCTACGGCAGAGTAGGGCAGGTATTTATTGGTAGGTAAAATCAAGCACTGATGTTGCTCCATAAGCCTTTTGGTTGCTTGAATAAACTGCTCGCTTAACTGAGAAGAATGAATACCTGGGCAAATAATGATCGGCATATAGCACAAGTCTATGAAATAGTACTTTATTAATCTTGGTTTCTAGTAATAAGATCGGTCAAGGTTTTAATTACGCGATCGCCTTCTAATGGCACAATATCCTTACCGTGCATCATTTCTTGGAGCATCACAAAATAAACCATTGTTCCCATCATTACTCTAACCGTGGCTTCTGGATCTGCTAATTCTAGTGCGGGATGAGATTTTAAATACTTGGTCAGGATTTCAATAGTAGGTTTAGCCACGCCATTGACATAAGCCTTAGCTAATTCTGGGAAACGCCCTGATTCGCCAACAATGATTCGCATAAAATCTTGGAAAGAGCGATTGTTTTGGAAATTGGCAAGCATTTTAGTTGTCATTGCTGACAACACTATTTTCGGATCTTGTTCTAAAGATTGAGGTTTCTCCAAACCCATAAACTGTTGAAATTCATCTTTAACCAAATCTTGTATCACTACATTAAATAGATTTTCTTTATCTCCAAAATGACTATACACCGTCGCTTTGGAAACTCCTGCTGACTTAGCTACTTTATCCATACTGGTGCCAGCGTAGCCATTTTGCAGAAACTCTTTCATAGCCCCTTTTAATACAGCTGCCGTCTTGGCTTCTGATTTTGTCCGTTCGGAAATTCTTTGCTTAATTTCAGTCATTTTTTTTAGGAATAAAAAAGCGTTGCAAAACTATTTAGTTTAGTTTGGCATAGGGGAAATAAAGCTAAACTAAACAGTTCGGTTGGATAATAAAAATGCCCTAACAACTATGGAATATACAGTAGACAATAAAACAAAATCTGGCAAACCGCTAGTAAAAAAAATACCCGCGTTAATTATTGGCTTGGCTTTACTAGTCGGTGGTGTAACAGTTTATCGCTTGAGCCTAGCAAATACTTCTGAGTCGGAAATACCAGTCCAGACAATGCCAGAAATCAAAACCGTAACCGCATTAGGCAGACTAGAACCTAGTGGGGAAATAATTCAAATCTCAGTTTCTTCGGCTGCGTCAGGAAATCGCATTAATGAATTATTGGTCAACGAAGGAGATGAAATTAAAAAGGGTCAGGTAATTGCTGTATTAGATAGTCGCGATCGCTCTTTAGCAGCCTTAAATCAGTTCCAAGAACAGGTAAGAGTGGCACAGGCAAATCTAGATTTAGTTAAGGCGGGGGCAAAAACTGGAGAAATTCAGGCACAAGAAGCTGCGATCGCTCGTATCGAGGCAGAAAGAAGTAACAATATTATGGCGCAAACTGCTACTGTATCGCGGGTAAAAGCAGAATTAAATAATGCCCAGGTGGAGTACCAACGTTACGAACAACTATATAAAGATGGAGCAATTTCCGCTTCCGAACGAGATAGTAAGTATTTGACATTGGCTACGGCAAAAGAGCAGGTAGCAGAAGCTCAAGCCAACCTAAACCGCATTCAATCTTCTCAACAGCAACAGTTAGCCGAAGCCAAAGCTACTTTAAACAAAATCGCTGAAGTTCGTCCTGTAGATATGGCGGTAGCAGAGGCAGAAGTTAGACAGGCTCAAGCAGCAGTCAAAACTGCTCAAGCCGAATTAGATCGCGCCTACATTAAATCACCCCAAGCAGGAACGGTAATCAAAACTATGATTCGTCCAGGAGAGATAGTAAAGAGCGATGAAGGTATCGCCAGGATTGGACAAACCAAAGAAATGTATGCAGTAGCCGAAGTATACGAAAGCGACGTTAACAAGGTCAAGCTAGGACAACCAGTGACAGTTACTAGTAGTGCTATAGACGGAAAACTACAGGGAACAGTAGAAAGAATTGGCTTGGAAATTGAAAGACAAAACGTAGTCAACACCGACCCCACTAGCAATATAGATGCCAGAGTTGTGGAGGTCAAAGTCAAGCTAGACCAAGCATCCAGTCAGAAAGTAGCAGGACTGACTAATTTACAGGTGAACGTGAGAATTGAAGTAGGAAGTAGGAAGTTTTGAGAACTGAGGATCGACAAACAGCTATTAATTGCCCGTTGTTAATTATCAATTGTCCTGATCAATTTAAAAATCATGTTCAAATCATTAAAAAATCGTACCCCACTAGGTTTGTTACAGCTTAAGCACAACA
This DNA window, taken from Pleurocapsa sp. FMAR1, encodes the following:
- a CDS encoding PD-(D/E)XK nuclease family protein codes for the protein MFTYIPVKYVTVDRKRRLSFNGQAYPSVSTILAATKPEKDRLALQRWRKRVGVKQAQKISTDACRRGTSIHTAINYFLAGQDLPDDVPNNPYWHSIEPVLESVGEVHLIESAVYHTEYKYAGRFDCLGSWERELCVFDWKTASKPKKNEWVADYCLQLTAYTAAINHLYKVQIDRAIIAIALQDQPAQIFRLNAEALSEYWQQFLIRLRLWEQQQA
- a CDS encoding response regulator; translated protein: MIRILLVDDQNLVQQGIKSLLDQDRELKVIGTVKDGQSAIKQINLLRPDIVLLDIEMPGMNGISVTKYITHFFPQTKVIILSSHEEKKYLVQALVAGANAYILKNSLMKDLKQAILAVDNGYFQIESRLLAKVLYSSKIKPPLAKHSSSRSQSVSNYNINDHKSLDTKKTNQIKLENKNSLQNTSTKLENTDSSDSVVLEQKFSQTNILNSVEVNQENSSSQTSDYAKSEQINKIQVANIEEKAKIAEANLAESVVSANKTTQSKSASNQFDHSQPLSDRGYSPINVTSVSQNALLRVSKPSLTQQQILLNSHQNRRELGRHSGIKNYWRQLGNRSQIRPYKSKILAYSRPIVAKYKPVFEKHKSQLLLLINHKKTRKCLCNIGLIFLGAAIVLILHSL
- a CDS encoding sigma-70 family RNA polymerase sigma factor, with protein sequence MSEIFASQRIIFALSNDGEEASTADAKSENRVQTEQELIWLCQKGDRQSFRLLYQRYQQRVRSTLYQLCGTPLLDDLVQEVFLKAWKGLPKLKTAKHFSTWLYRISWNVATDQRRKLAKGREKIDSHEKSWEKEQLNYGKDLSSLQDTPDLMHLHYQDLVQRGLDSLSYEHRTVLVLHDLEDLPQKQVAEILDIPVGTVKSRLFHARNSLKNFLDQQGISF
- a CDS encoding Spy/CpxP family protein refolding chaperone; this encodes MPIIQWQCLLFLAAISIFIANSRFGLAVSPLSFSPNNQHSSTAKSIIVNNDVTKAKQQPQSLIQQLNLTDEQRQKIKQIHYRYKQQILKKKNNLAVLQQQLSDMMIGTESVELIRTKNQELVILRQEIGALRFESMLATREILTPQQRQKFKKILESRLSR
- the ilvB gene encoding biosynthetic-type acetolactate synthase large subunit, coding for MVSTSIPKSSQSIQTSQRQTGAFALMDSLRRHGVKHIFGYPGGAILPIYDELYRAEARGEVQHILVRHEQAASHAADGYARATGKVGVCLATSGPGATNLVTGIATAHLDSIPMVAITGQVSRAAIGTDAFQEIDIFGITTPIVKNSYVVRHAKDMARIVAEAFHIASTGRPGPVLIDIPKDVGNEEFDYVPVQPGKVNLRGYKPTVRGNIRQINAALKLIAQAEKPLMYVGGGAVAADAHAQIKELAEKFQIPVTTTLMGLGSFNEHNPLAVGMLGMHGTAYANFAVSECDLLIAVGARFDDRVTGKLDEFANRAKVIHIDIDPAEVGKNRLPEVPIVGDVRKVLEQILDRAKEADYDSVTTKPWLDKINHWRAEYPLPVPHPEEGLSPQEVIVELNKQAPLAFYTTDVGQHQMWAAQFLKNGPRRWISSAGLGTMGYGLAAAMGAKVAVPHEETICISGDASFQMNPQELGTLAQFDINVKTVIINNGWQGMVRQWQQNFFGERYSSSNMEIGAPDFKILAQAYGIKGMIVRDRSKLADAVAEMLAHNGPVLMDVRVTKDENCYPMIAPGKSNAQMLGLPQKEIKATEHKNCSNCGVTNPAANNFCPECGSQL
- a CDS encoding TetR/AcrR family transcriptional regulator, coding for MTEIKQRISERTKSEAKTAAVLKGAMKEFLQNGYAGTSMDKVAKSAGVSKATVYSHFGDKENLFNVVIQDLVKDEFQQFMGLEKPQSLEQDPKIVLSAMTTKMLANFQNNRSFQDFMRIIVGESGRFPELAKAYVNGVAKPTIEILTKYLKSHPALELADPEATVRVMMGTMVYFVMLQEMMHGKDIVPLEGDRVIKTLTDLITRNQD
- a CDS encoding ABC exporter membrane fusion protein, with amino-acid sequence MEYTVDNKTKSGKPLVKKIPALIIGLALLVGGVTVYRLSLANTSESEIPVQTMPEIKTVTALGRLEPSGEIIQISVSSAASGNRINELLVNEGDEIKKGQVIAVLDSRDRSLAALNQFQEQVRVAQANLDLVKAGAKTGEIQAQEAAIARIEAERSNNIMAQTATVSRVKAELNNAQVEYQRYEQLYKDGAISASERDSKYLTLATAKEQVAEAQANLNRIQSSQQQQLAEAKATLNKIAEVRPVDMAVAEAEVRQAQAAVKTAQAELDRAYIKSPQAGTVIKTMIRPGEIVKSDEGIARIGQTKEMYAVAEVYESDVNKVKLGQPVTVTSSAIDGKLQGTVERIGLEIERQNVVNTDPTSNIDARVVEVKVKLDQASSQKVAGLTNLQVNVRIEVGSRKF